The genomic segment GATTGAGTAGCCCACGGTACATTTTTTTAAACATGGTAGCAGAGCTAGACCCATCTCATTCTTGGTTTCCTCATTGTTGGATCTGCAAGTTATGTTGTCTTGCTCGTGTGCCGAGGGGGAGGAGGTGTTAAGTGGCCGATATTGGTTGAGGGAAATATCTGTTGTCACTTTTTTATTAACATCTTTGATTGCTTTTAGAAGTCTTAGGTCAGTCATGTGGTGTGattgtgtttttctttttatagtatATTATATGCTGCTCTCTTAATACTAAAATCACCCTTCTTTGGTTATAACTACAAAGAAAGAAGCATGAGACAGCTGATCCTCGTGAGAAGATAGGATGTGGTTAGACTCGTATTTTCTATCAAGAATAGTACATAGGCCTTGGGTAACTACTAATATGATGAGTCATTCATAATTGTTATTTGTGAACAAGTGTGGAGGACAATTCCCATATGTGTATTGAGCGTTGTTTGGTTGGAAAGAAATAAGGTATGCTTTGAAGGAAAGATGGTGCAGATTCCTAGAGTCAAGAACAAATGCATCAAAAATCTATTCTTTTGGTGTTCTAATAGTACTCTAGATAGGATGGATCATTATTTGgattttctatatttcttaggGGGTAATATGTAGTGTGACTGATGTTAGTTCTGTAGTTCTGCTCTGTAGTTTACATATGTACCAGCTTGGTACCAGATTAATAAAAGACtttacttattaaaaaaaaaaaaaacatgtttgtAGTACATACAAAGTGCAAAACATttaccccctgtttggatggtttttTCCTGTGGTTCATTATTGTATTGTTTTTTATGAATCATATTTGTttccattgttcttaaaattatgttgtGCAATGCTGTAAACCCGTTGTAATACcgtggttatataaccatgaagaAACCCATTTTTTCTAACCATGGATTCGGTGATTTTTGCAtggttacgtatttcatttATCCATTGTACCCCCACCCACGCACCTACATCACACCCAAACCACCGCACCACCCACCCACCTACATCACACCCGaacccaccccaccacccccacaTCCACAGCCACCCACCCCCCTCCAGCACACCCAAAACCAACCcaccccacaaccacccaccccccTCCAAAGACACCCACAACCAACCCACCCCACAGCCACCCACCCAACCCAATGACCATCCCCACCCacacagagagagagagtttgTAATTAAGGTTAAGGATATTTTAGTAAAATTACATGTTATTATACAGTACCCATATAGTCAAGGCAAATAAACCCATATAGTCAAGgcaaataataaaaatgttattaaatTACAACAAACAATAcaatctatccaaacattgtattcATTATTAATAGATAGAAACCAtgggtaacaaccatccaaacagagtgtTAGCATTTGTTTGGTGCGGAGGAAAGAAaagtttttctaatttttttatattccgTTTGTCATTATTTTCTACATGTGAAGGTACAATTGTATCATGATGTGCAACAAAACAAACTATAGCAGCTACTTCAAATCATATTGAAATAGTAACCATCCATGAAGTCAATCGATAATGTGTTTGGTTGTGATCGCTGGCTCAACACATTTAGGAGACGTGTGCAGAGGTGAATCCAGGATTTTTAGAATCTGGATGAacgaatgaaaaaaaataaaaaaaggaaaagatataCATGGGAATTGATCCCTAGTCCTCTAggcagaggcggagccaggatttgaaGCTTGTGGCTTCGGGCTTCTAATTATTTGAAGTTAATatgttctaaattaataatttgtacatatttgacaaaaagtTTAATACAAAATATATGGTTCGGACGAAAGCTACTGGGTTCGGTCGAACCCACGCCCGAAgggctagctccgcccctgcctctaggtaaataactcaacctTTAATCAAATGCACCATTTAATCTCGTAGTAGCATGGGTTTCagtctatgttgctcggactcggcTACGGGTGTCGGATATGGGTACGGATCTAGGGGTCGGATTCGTCATGATCTAAATTGTAAGATTCGTGGGTACGGGTGCGGAATTCGgcaaataaaaattcaaaattctaaaaatagagttataaaacctaaattatgagatattatgtggagaacttgaggagaaaatattgatcaagaggaTAATCTCGgaaggagataaaaggaaaagtaatgACATATAAATATCTATAGACAcgttattccattttcttcaatttcaccataGCTTTTGTTCTGATACATAAATCATTGAATTTGTCGGAATTTCTTCcttgattttggtcaaagtatccaaAATTGTTTGACCAGATTGGGTACGGATCCCACATCCATACCCACACCCATGTCGTGTCGACACAGGTGCGGCatcgaaagtgaagagtccgagcaacataggtttcAGTAGTTAATATTataccaattttaaaaaatatataaataaaaaatctagTCTTACGGAGAGATCATGGGTTCATGTGCTCCAAATTTTGTACACAAATTCGCTCCTggatgtgtgtatgtgtgtgtgtgtgtgtgtgttttctttaaaaagatcTGAACAACATTGTATGAAGATAATCCCGCGTGCATGGCTCAACGACATTAAAGGAGacataacaaaataaatttcatcaaaattctTTTCCACGCATGATCTGTAAAAGAATGATGAAATAGATGTTCAACAAATTCGTTAAACTGACAATTTGTCAGATTTATTCACTAAGACATTGCCAACCTCACATTTGAACAGCTGATGTACAAAACTCAAATGCGTCATCCCTGAGATATCAAGTGATGTTTTCATCATGGGTAGTAAAGTACACGctacattcttttttctttaactaATGTTGTATcccattgattttttttatttttttttaatgaggcaactaTCAGTGTGTGTCACAAGATATTGTGTGTACTCTCTTTCTTTCACTAGAATTTTCTTCCcacaaaaatgttttttctaATAAGATTTTTAACGAGACACATTATTGATTAATGGGCATCCAGGGGGGAGTCTTGTAAccttaatataataataaatgttCATAACTTTCACATCTCCATAATCTCCTCCCTGATCTCAATGGTTAATTTCATGTTTAAGACCACCTTCATAACCTCCTCCATAATTTCAATGGTTAGTGCCATATTTAAGACTTTGTTTTTGTAACCTTCTATGTAATACTATAAATAGCGgcatgaaaagtgatatgacgCACTTGATGAaataaaacattttctttattttgctcTATGTATTCTTATCAATTCTCTTGTGTTATTGCTTCTTatcttttatttcataagaGCAAAAACTTAAAATACTAGAAAGTGGAAAACATAGCTCTCCTTCCCAAAATGTATCTTGAAATTTAGTGAAGTGTATTGTCTTATACTCCTGTACTCTTTGATTTATTTGTTTCTCATCATAAGCTGCACAATTGAAAGGCGACATTCCTTCGAAATagcgaaaaataaataaattaaaagggtgtcatataaattgaaaatggagggagtaataaataagaaaattacttacttttcaaggaaaatatttttcgtcgtaccaaacacacccttagggATCATTTTCTTCAAATACAAGTTATATATTGATTGTATAATGCGTAACCGTGTATGAATGCTAATGCAGGGATTAGTAATGTAGAGATTGCAATGTAAATTATTTGTTGTATTAAAGAAAgtaaaacttacataaatagctaccttttagtGGCTTATAACAAGAAATAGCTATAAAATTGTTATTTACTAAGCATAGCTGGTTTTTGTCATAAAACGCGTgtatttcattttgatgaaatatagtgaaatacaGGAAACGGACGACACTGGTGAGTAAAATTAAGCCCTATTTatggaaaagattttttttttttaaattcaggGATTCAGTTTAAATCTTCCCATTAATCACGCGTAACAAATGTTCTTCCATAACAGCTTACGTATCTCTCTCcacttttatcacaatcaaaacttttttaattcaaaaaatactAAAGATCTAAAAATCTTTTTGAGCTCTGTTTTCTTCATTCGAATTCTTCAAAAGCAAGTTGAAATACACTCAATAAGATACGAACGAGTGTATATATGGAATTTTAGTGAAGATcagatttgtatttcagattctACAAAAGgtatgtttcaaattttcaatgaTTTGTGTGAGATTGTTTTTTGATTCAATTTTCTGTGATTGGAacgatgattttttttttccaatgcaGTCACTGTTCTTCTAGTTTTGTTGAATTATCAAAACGAAACATGTCAAGCATAACAACAGTGATCAGACACTCCGGTTTTTGGAATGAACAGAATTGCTTTGTTAATTACAAACTAGACGCAGTTGTCTTCAAAGATTATTGTTCATACGGTGATTTGGTTGAAACTATAGCAATTCAGTTAGGTGTTGATATTAGCAGGAAAACGATATCAATAAAGTATGTTGTTGAAGGAGACAATATGCCAATGGAAATACGCAACGATATGGGAGTAAGGGTGTATGTTGAGCTTAAGAGAGAAAACAGGGGATTTGAAACATATCCGTTGTGCGTTAGCATAACTGATAATGATCTTGAGAATTTTGTGTCCAGCGAATCTGCAGTTGGAGACGATATATTTCAACTTGAATTTAATGATTATATGCATGCTATGGACGTAGTTGATTCAAATGATTTGGATGCGTCGGATTGTGCTAAGGCTGttgttttatttgaaaacaaCGATAACTTGATAATTTCGAACAAGGAACATAAGGATGTTTTTGTTGATCAAATCTACAAAGACAAGGACACTCTGAAGAATGTTATGGCGAATTATGCAATTCGCAAAAGATTCAATTTCAGGACAGAGAGGTCGAATGCCATAAGGTATGTTAGTCCGAAAAACtatgaaatacattgaaatatactatgaaatacattgaaataatGTGACATAAACTGTTGTAGTGACATTATATTTCAGTTggatttaattaaatatattgaaatatgagctgtttgtatgatttaattCCATTATGTAACCATTTCAGTATATAAAAGCAATGTATTTAGGATTGTGTATGTGTTTGAAACTTCAATCTGACTGTTCTTTTTTTGTATTGGTTTATGTAGTTACACTCTGGTATCTTTGTTCAACTGATTGTCATTGGAAATTCAGAGCTTCAAGTATTGCGAACTCTGAAATGTTCAGAGTGAGATCTTTTCATGACGAACATACGTGTCCATTGAAGGACAAAGTGTATTCCCAAAGGCAAGCAACAAGTTGGTTGATTGGGGCGTCAGTTGTTAAGCCAAAAATAGCAAATCACAAGAGGAAATACACCTGGTGATATAGTAGACGACGTAAAAAATGAGTATGGCGTTGATGTTTCTTATATGACGGCCTGGAGGGCTAGAGAAAAGGCAATGAATGAATTAAGAGGGGAACCAACAGAGTCATACAAGAAGTTACCGGGATATGTGTACATATTGGATAAAACATTCCCTGGATCACATGTGATATTgcacaaatcacaacaaaatgAGTTCTTGTATTTGTTTATAGCACTTAAAGCGTTCATAAAAGGCTTCGAGTGTTGTAGACCAATAGTTGTAGTAGACGGTTCCCACCTTAAAACTACATATAACGGTACTTTTGTATCAGCCAGCACGTTGGATGGTGCAGGTAGGTGCCAACATGtttaaatacatttttttctGCTTTTGATATATTTCGTTATATTTCATTCTAGTTCCAGTGTATTTTCAATATGATTTATGCTATATTTCACTGTAAATACACAAAACATGTTCGTGCAGGTAATATTCTACCATTGGCATATGGTGTGATAGATTCAGAGAACGATAAGTCTTGGACCTGGTTCTTTGAGCAGTTCAAACAAGCTTATGGGAATAGGGATAACATGTGTGTTGTATCAGACAGATATGAGAGCATGATTAAGGCGGTGTCTAGCGTATATCCAACTGTGCCACATTTGGCGTGCATATGGCATTTATGGAAAAATGTGACCGCGAAATATAAGTCGAATGGTGAAGTATTGAGTCCTGTATTCTATGCACTTGTAAAAGCATACACACGACAGCCGAGTTTGATAAGGCATGGAGAAGATTGAGAAGGTTGATTTTTGGGTAAAGAGTACTTGGAGGATCTTGGAAGGGAAAAGTGGGCTCGTTGTATTCACCCGTTAACGAGGATGGACAATGACCTCAAATATAGCCGAATGTATTAATGGAAAATTGGTAGCGACAAGGAGTTGCACAATTTTCGATTTTCttgaagaagtgaggaagatGTTTGGGAGATGGAATTGCACTAATAGGAGGAACGGTACATACACATTCATAACACTTGGAAAAGCATTCCAAAGAATTATTATCAATAAACGAATGTAAATCTCTACGTATGACGGTATGTTActgttttattttgttgaagtCTGCCTACAtatatttcaatatatttcagTATATTTTAGAAGGTATTTAAGTAATTCTGTTTGGATTGTATATTTCCATGTATTTCATATTACTTATCGTTGTTAATATTCAATGTATTAAATCGACACATTTCTTCTTGATTAGGTTGAACCATCAACTTGAATATGTGTATACGTAAATGATGAGGCAAGGCGTTTCATAATTGatcttaaaaagaaaacatgcgGTTGCGGATGTTCCAAATGGACGAGATACCATGTCCACATGTACGTAAGAGTAAAATTTATATTGAAGAGTAAAAGTCTTATGCACGATGAATATTGCTCGGACCTATTCAAACCAAAGACGAGATTAAGACGTATGATGTGCTTGGTGGATCCTACTTGCTAATGAGCCACGAGAGTGAGTGGAATATTCCCAAACACGTATGCGATGAAGTTGTTTTTCCATCAAGAtacaattgtttttttttctcagaGACAAGAGACCCCCAGGAAGGCCAAAGAAGAAGCGAGATAAACCATTAATGGAGACGATGATTGGTAGACATAGTAATGCTTGTAGTACTTGAGAATGTCTTGGTCACAATAGGCATTCTTGTTCTAGTGAGCCCCATAAGAAGTAGATGTTTAGTTTGtaagtttgttttttttttttttaaaaaaaaaagacttatccccaaaatattaaataaagaaatttttggTTCATCGTTGTATTCTGCATTTTTTGACCTTTATTTTCATAATAATATTGCATACAATTCGGTGTTAACGGATGTTAAAATGAATAAATACGTATTAACTTAgaacaatacaatgaaatatgagtgaaatgtttaagaaatattaagttGCATTAGGCCTATATACAcaggaatacaatgaaatatatcagaaactgtTTCATAAAAAATGCAGAGTGGGTATATACATTGAAATACACCATAAAGCTGTTTTCATTaaacaataaatataaatatgggaGGCTGAATCAAAAAATAGTCGTGATAGAAATTAGTTAAGTCATTGATGAAAAAACACTGCAATTTGTCAACTagaatacattgaaatacaccAGAAGTATTACAGTTCACCTGAAATAATTTGTCCAATTGTAGAGTGG from the Lycium ferocissimum isolate CSIRO_LF1 chromosome 11, AGI_CSIRO_Lferr_CH_V1, whole genome shotgun sequence genome contains:
- the LOC132037135 gene encoding uncharacterized protein LOC132037135, with amino-acid sequence MTAWRAREKAMNELRGEPTESYKKLPGYVYILDKTFPGSHVILHKSQQNEFLYLFIALKAFIKGFECCRPIVVVDGSHLKTTYNGTFVSASTLDGAGNILPLAYGVIDSENDKSWTWFFEQFKQAYGNRDNMCVVSDRYESMIKAVSSVYPTVPHLACIWHLWKNVTAKYKSNGEVLSPVFYALVKAYTRQPSLIRHGED